Within the Marixanthomonas sp. SCSIO 43207 genome, the region TAAAAAACACTAGCCTTGTTGTTGAAGCAGCAACTGAAAACTTAGACTTAAAACTGAAAATTTTTAAAGATTTAGATTCTTATTGTTCGCAAGACACCATTTTGGCAAGTAACACTTCTTCAATTTCAATTACACAAATTGCTGCTGTTACTTCACGTCCAGAAAAAGTAATTGGGATGCACTTCATGAACCCGGTGCCTATTATGAAACTTGTAGAAATCATTAAAGGATACAGTACCAGTACCGAAACATATAACACAGTTGAAGACCTTTCAAAAAAATTAAATAAAGTACCTGTTGAAGTAAACGACTATCCTGGCTTTGTGGCAAACCGTATATTGATGCCTATGATTAATGAAGCTATTGAAACTTTATACAACGGCGTGGCTGGTGTTGAAGAAATTGATACCGTTATGAAGTTGGGTATGGCACACCCAATGGGGCCACTACAATTAGCAGATTTTATAGGTCTAGATGTTTGCCTTTCAATCCTAAACGTTATGTACGACGGATTTAAAAACCCAAAATATGCACCATGTCCACTTCTAGTAAATATGGTTACAGCAGGAAAAATGGGTGTGAAGAGCGGAGAAGGTTTTTACGATTACAGTGAAAGCCGTAAAGCAGAACATGTTTCTAGCCAATTCAGAAAATAATTATCATTATTTGTTGAGCAAGTAAGCAATGGCAAGAATAATCCCTTTTAAAGCAGTACGCCCTACCCGCGACAAAGTAAGTTTGCTCGCGGCGCGGTCGTATGATAGCTATACTCAAGAAGAAAGGGAATCTAGATTGAGAGATAATCCATTTTCATTTTTGCATATCGTTAATCCCGGTTATAAATATCACAAAGAAATTTCTGGTGAAGAACGATACTCATTAGTAAAAAACCGATATCAAGAGTTTAAAGAAGATGGAGTTTTTATGGAAGATGAAAAACCCAGCTTTTATATTTATAAAATTGTAAACAGAGACGGACTTGAGTTTAATGGAATTGTCGCTGCTGCCAGTACCGAAGATTATAAAAACGATGTAATAAAAAAGCACGAAGAAACCCTTCAATATAAAGAAGTAGTTTTTAAAGAATATTTAAAAACAGTAGGGTTTAACGCCGAAGCCGTCTTACTTACATATCCAGATAATAAAGAAATTTCGGCTATTGTTGAAAATGTAATGACTACTCGAGCAGAGTATGAATTTACAACCACATATCGAGACACACATTACTTGTGGAACGTTGATAATGATGAAATAGTTTCAAAAATAAGCAAGCTGTTTTCTGAAATGAACAGCCTTTACATTGCAGACGGTCACCATCGTAGCGCTTCTTCCTTTTTATTGGCAGAAGATTTAAAAAAAGAAAACGATCATCATACCGGGGATGAATCTTATAATTTTTTCATGAGTTATTTAATTCCGGAGAGTGATTTAAAAATTTACGAATTCAATCGATTGGTAAAGGGATTAAACGGATTAAGCAAGGAAGAATTTCTTATAAAACTAGATGCTGTTTTCCGAATTGAGAATAGAGGTTTAGAATATTACAAACCAACTCAAAAACAGAACTTTAGTATGTATCTGGATGGTGAGTTTTATTCTTTATACCTTCGTAAAAACAGTTATACCATCAATAACGCGCTTGACGCACTCGATGCTCAAATATTGTTTACCACTATTTTAAAACCTATTTTGGGTATTGAGGATTTGCGCAACGATCAACGTATTAAATATACAGACGGCAAAAGTGATATGGCCTATGTACAAACAGTAGTAGATCGCGGTGAGTTTACAGTAGGTTTTGGATTATTACCTGTAAGTGTTTCTGAAATGAAAAATATTGCAGATGAAAGGTTAAAAATGCCCCCAAAAACAACTTTTGTCTTGCCAAAGTTGCGCAGTGGCGTTACCATTTACGAATTTTAGTATCCTTAAAATCTTCTCAACAAATAGCCGTTGTTTTTATAAGCTATTTGTATTTTAAGCTATATAGAAAAAATAGACTATGAGTGTTTCAGAAAATATTAAAGAGTTTAAAAATAATCTTCCTGAAGATGTAACCTTAGTGGCAGTTTCAAAAACAAAACCGGTTTCAGAAATTATGGAAGCTTATAACACCGGTCACCGTATTTTTGGCGAAAATAAAGTACAAGAAATGGAAGCCAAATGGGAAGAAATGCCAAAAGATATCGAGTGGCACATGATTGGTCACGTACAGCGTAATAAAGTGAAATATATGGCTCCATTTGTGAGTTTAATTCACTCTGTGGATAGTAAACGGTTATTGAAAGAAGTTAATAAACAAGCAAAAAAGGTAGATAGGGTTATTGATTGTTTGCTTCAAATTAAAATTGCCGAAGAGGATAGTAAATTTGGTCTTGATAAAAATGAAGCGCTAGAGTTATTAGCTTCTGAAGCATTTCAAAAGTATGAAAATGTAAGAGTGATTGGTTTAATGGGAATGGCTACATTTACTGATAATGAAAATCAAATTTCAGAAGAGTTTAAAAAACTGAAACAAATATACGATTCAGTAAAAGACGATTATAACTTCACTCATCTGTCTATGGGAATGAGTGGTGATTACTCAATTGCCATAAAACACGGCAGTAACATAGTGCGAGTAGGAAGTGCTATTTTTGGAGAACGTAATTATTAAAATAAGGCTTTAAAGTAATAATAAAGAAGAGTAATAAGTAGATGTACGCCATTTTAGATATTGAAACAACTGGAGGAAAGTATAATGAAGAGGGAATTACTGAAATAGCTATTTATCGTTTTGACGGGCACGAAGTGGTTGATCAATTTAGTAGTTTAATTAATCCAGAACGTAGCATTCAACCCTTTGTAGTAAACTTAACCGGGATAAACAACCAAATGTTACGTAATGCTCCTAAATTTTATGAAGTTGCAAAACGCATTATAGAAATTACAGATGATTGTATCCTTGTAGCGCACAACGCTAAGTTTGACAATAGAATTCTCACAACAGAATTTGACCGTTTGGGTTATAAATATGAAAAAAACACCCTGTGTACGGTTGAGCTTTCCAAAAGGTTAATACCGGGGCTTCCCTCCTATAGTTTAGGAAAACTAGTCAAGTCTTTAGGCATTCCATTGACCGATAGACACCGGGCTCAGGGTGATGCAAGGGCTACAGTTTCGCTCTTCAAAATGCTGTTAAATAAAGACACTTCAAAAAATATAATCCAAGCTGCTGTACGTAAAAATCCAAAACGGCAATTAGAGCCAAAACTTCTAGATTTAATTGCTGAAGCGCCTTCAGAAACAGGAGTTTATTACATGCATCGTGAAGACGGAAAAATAATTTATATAGGTAAAAGCAAGAATATCAAAAAACGGTTGGTGCAGCATTTTACTTCAGATAACCGAAAATCAAAGCGTATGCAAGTTGAAGTTACTAGTGTGAGTTTTGAAAAAACTGGAAGTGATCTCATTGCACAATTGAAAGAAAGCGAAGAAATAAAACGAAACAAACCAGTTTACAACCGTGCTTTGCGAAAATCAATTTTTAACCACCAACTTACATCTTTCATTGACGATTACGGATACATAAACTTAAAAATTGAAAAGGCCGATGGTAGAAAAAAAGCCATTACGACCTTTACAAACCATCAACAAGCAAAAGCAATTTTATTTAAAATAACCGAAGAATATGCGCTTTGCCAAAAATTAAATGGTCTTCATAAAACCCAAGGTAGTTGTTTTCAATATTCTATAAAAGAATGTAATGGAGCTTGTATACACCAAGAAACCCCAGAAGAATACAACCAGCGAGTAAGAGCATTTATAACCCAAAAAAGCTTTACAAATCAACATATGCTTATTGTTGACAAAGGACGAGATGTAGAAGAAAGATCGGTTGTTTTAATTGAAGATGGAAGGTATATGGGGTTTGGTTTTTTTTCGTTAAATCATCAAATTACCAATCCCAACATTTTAAAAACGCTTATAAATCCGATGCAACATAATAGAGATGTACAACATATTATTCAAAATTATCTTCGGAAAAACAAAAAATTGAAAATTGTTAATCTCGCAAAGGATGCTATAAATTAATTAAACTTACCTATTTTTATAGCTTAAGACATTACTATTGAAAACACAAAAAAATAAAGGATGGCGTGAAAGATTACACGAGATTATTGCCGAGGCAGATACGCCCATGGGCAAACTCTTTGATGTAGTGTTACTTATTCTTATATTATTAAGTGTTCTTTTTGTAATGGTAGAAAGCGTAAAAGGACTTCCTGAAAAAGCTTATGACATTTTATACATAGGAGAATGGGTAATCACCATATTTTTTACGTTTGAATACATTGCCAGAATCTTAACCGTAAAAAAACCAACCAATTACATATTCAGCTTTTATGGAATTATCGATTTTCTGTCTACCATTCCATTATACCTTTCATTTATATTGGTAGGTAGTAATGTTCTTATTACTGTGAGAGCTTTAAGACTACTGCGAGTTTTTAGAATTTTAAAGATTACTCGATATATAGGTGAAGCCAACAAACTGAAAAAAGCTTTAAACGATAGTCGCCCAAAAATATTGGTTTTTCTATTTGCGGTACTAATTATTGCAGTTATTGCAGGAACTTTGATGTACTTAATTGAAGGAGAAGAAAGTGGTTTTAACAGCATTCCTGTGAGTGTTTACTGGTGTATTGTGACGCTAACCACTGTAGGTTTTGGTGATATTGCTCCCGTAACACCATTAGGACAATTTCTAGCAACCGTCATTATGATTTTGGGTTATGGTATTATTGCAGTACCTACAGGAATTGTAAGTGCAGAGTATGCCAAAAGCAAAGAATATGTTCACGTAAATACACAAGCCTGCTATAATTGCGGCGCTCTAAAACATCGTGATGATGCAAAATTTTGCCATAAATGTGGTCAAAACCTACATCCTGAAAACTTAAAAGACACGTAATGGCTTTTTCTCAACCGTTACTTATTTGTGTGGTAGGACCTACCGCAATAGGAAAAACAAAACTTGCCATTAACATTGCACAATTATTTAATACCGAAATCATTTCAGCAGACTCTAGGCAGTTTTTTAAAGAAATGACCATTGGTACGGCAGTTCCATCTTCACAAGAATTGGATGCTGCTCCACATCATTTTATTCAAAATAAAAGCATTTTTGAAACCTATAGTGTAGGTGATTTTGAAACAGAAGCACTAGAAACATTAAAACAACTCTTCAAAAAAAAGGATGTTGCTGTTATGGTAGGTGGTTCTGGTTTGTATGTTGATGCAGTGGTTAAAGGGCTCGATTCATTTCCTAAAGTTCCGAAAGAAATACGAGAAGCGTTAACTCTTGAGTTGGAAGAAAATGGATTAGCATCACTTCAGAAAGAACTGGAGAATAAGGATGCTCAATATTATAAAAAGGTTGATCATCAAAATCCGCATAGAGTTATTCGTGCTTTAGAAGTTATTAGAGTTTCTGGTAAACCTTATTCTTCATTTCTCAATCAAAAGAAAAAAGAACGTTTTTTTGACACTCTTTATGTTGGATTAACGGCAGAAAGAGAAGTAATCTACTCTCGTATTAACCAACGTGTAGATAATATGATGGATGAAGGTTTACTTGATGAAGCAAAACAACTTTATAAACACAGGGAATTAAATGCTTTACAAACTGTGGGCTATAAAGAGCTTTTTAAGTATTTGGATGGAACTGTTGAACTTGAAGTTGCGGTTTCAGAAATAAAGAAAAACACAAGGCGATTTGCTAAAAGGCAAAATACATGGTTCAAAAAAAACCCAGCAATACATTGGTTTAACTACACAACGTCTGCTGAAAAAATAGTGCAAGAACTCAAATCAAAAAACGCCCTTTGAAAAGGGCGTTTTCCCACTTAAATACTTATAATTATAAAATAGTACTAGTTGTCAACTTCGTCTTTAACAACCAAACGGAATCCTTCTCCGTGTATATTTATAATTTCTACGCCATCGTCTTTTCCTAAATACTTACGAAGTTTTGCGATGTAAACATCCATACTTCTAGAGGTGAAATAGTTATCGTCTCTCCATATTTTTGTGAGAGCCAATTCACGAGGCATTAAATCATTTTTATGCAATGCTAACAGTCTAAGTAGTTCATTCTCTTTTGGAGAAAGTTTAATAGGATCTTCTTCTTTATAAGTTAAAAAGCGAAGCTTAGAGTTAAGGTGGAAGTTTCCTACTTCAAATTCAAATTGCTTACTGTCTGCAATACTGTCTGTTGCTTTTCTTTGAATAATAGCTTTAATTTTCATCAACAATACTTCACTATCAAAAGGTTTGTTGAGGTAATCATCTGCACCTACTTTGTATCCTTTTAAAACGTCTTCTTTCATTGCCTTTGCAGTAAGGAATATGATTGGAATATCTTCATTCTTATCACGAATTTCCTTGGCTAATGTAAACCCGTCTTTATAAGGCATCATTACATCAAGAATACAAAGATCAAAGTCGTCTTTTTTAAACTTTTCAAAGCCTTCCATACCGTTTTTGGCATGAACTACTTCATAATCATTCATAGCTAGGTAGTCTTTTAAGACCGTTCCGAAGTTTGGATCGTCTTCTACCAATAAGATCTTTTTGTTTTCAGTTTCCATAATTTAAGATATTAAGTGTATTTTTATTATAAAGGTACTGCCTTTTCCTTTTTCACTCTCCACATATACTTGTGCATCATGATCATCAAGAATTCGCTTTACATAAGCTAGGCCAAGACCGTGCCCTTTTACATTATGTATATCACCGGTGTGTTCTCGGTAAAATTTTTCAAATATTTTCTTTTGGGTTGCTTTACTCATACCCATTCCTTGATCGCGTATTTTAAGGATAATATAGTCCTTGACGTTTTCAGTATACACATCAATCTTAGGAGGTTCTTCAGAGTATTTTATAGCATTGTCTAAAATGTTAACCACTACATTGGTTAAGTGTGACTCATTGGCCAAAACCGAAGATTTTAAAGCTCCTAAATGACTTGTTATATAACCTCCACGATCTTCTACAATAAGTTCTACATGGCTTATTGCTTCGTTAATAATATTGTGCAGTTTTAAACGCTCTTTTGGAAGATCAAGTTCGTTTTTTTCCAGTTTAGAAATGCGCAGCACATTTTCAACCTGTGCGTGCATGCGACGGTTTTCATCCCTAATCATTTTTAAATATCGCTCCAAAAATTCTCTATTGTCCTTTATTTTTGGGTTTTTAAGAGAATCTAAGGCAAGATTAATTGTCGCTATTGGTGTTTTAAACTCGTGCGTCATATTATTGATAAAGTCAGATTTAATTTGTGAAATCTGTCTTTGTTTAAAAATTTGAGATAAAGCACTTGCATAGGCTAATATAATTACCGCAGTAAAAATCAATGATAATACTGCCATACCCAAAATAGAATTGAGTACTACTTTTTCTTTTTCTGAAAAATTCACATACAATTGATAATCATTAAATCCTTGATCGTTTCCGAACAATGGTACCACATACGTACTTTCTGGATCTAATGAAAAATTATCTGATCGTACTTTGGTTGCTAAATTGTTACTATACACAGCATACTCAAATTTTGAGTCTATCCCCCTATCATTCAACTCTTTTGTTATTAAACCTTCAATCTCTTGACCATTTACACGCTTGTGTAATGGTACTTTTGTTGAGATATTGAAATAGGCGTTTTCAAACTGGTTTTTTTCAAAATCTTTTAATCTCTTAAATGAAATCTCTCTAGATTCTGAAGGGTTTTCGTTATCAATTCCAGGATTGATTTTGGTAGTAGTCTTTCTATTAGTCAATCTTTTAAATTGAATACTATCAAAATCCATATCTAAAAAACTAGAAGAAAGCTTATAATCTTCTTCCAAAATACCATCTGAATAGATAAATACCTCGTTTGTTCTATCGTTTTTAGTTTTGTAAACTAATTCACTAAAATTGACATTCTCAGGCACCTCAAGACTGTCAACATACCGGCTATAAACGTTGTAAAAGTCTTCTATTTCTCTATCTTTAATCTGTTTTGTAGCAGAAAAAAGCGTTTGCTGTACATTAAAAGTAAACTGTTCTTCTTTAGTTTGATACGAATTCGCAATCCAGTATCCCTGCACAAACATAATCCCTAGCAGCGACAAACTCATTAGTGCTATAAGTAAGGCGAATAGCTTTTTATTCATAGCCCAAAAGTAAGATTTTAACATTTAGCACAGTTTTCATTTAACCAAATGTTAACAAAAGAAGCAAAATGGTTGTTATTGTCCTATTTTCAAGAGGTGATGATGAATTTTAAGTACCTGTTTCTTAGTATTTTTCAGGTCTTCGTTTTCTATGGTAAAATCTGCTAACTGCTGCTTTTTTTCATCGGGCCATTGATTATCCATACGAGAATGTATTTCTTCTCTAGTTGTATCATCCCGTTGTAAAATGCGTTCTATTCTAGTTTCTTTTGGAGCTGTAACTAAAATTGTATAATCACAATTTTTATAACTGCCATTTTCAAATAAGATAGCAGCTTCTTTAATACAATACCTCGATGTTTGCTCTGCAACCCATTGCTTAAAATGTTCTGCTACTTGTGGATGTATAATCGCATTAACTTTTTCTAATAGCTCATTATCATTAAATATAATGTTGGCTACATATTTACGGTTTAAGCCTTTGTCATTATAGGCTTCTTCGCCAAGTATTTTTATGAGTTCTTTTTTTATTGTTTCAGAAGAATTGGTAAGCTTTTTTGCTTCAACATCGGCTATATAAACAGGAATCCCTAATTCACTAAACATAGTAGCAATTGTAGTTTTTCCACTTCCTATTCCACCCGTTAATCCTACTATTTTCATTCTTCAGAACCGTTTTTAAAAATTAAAAAATCAATCTTTTTATCTTTCAACTCAATATCTCGAATGCCATCGGGTTTTTTTGAAAATTGAATAAGCATGAAGTTTTCGGTTCTATTACGTTTTGAAAAATCACAAGTGATCCGAAAATCTTTTTCTGAAATTGTATTGTAACTTTTTATGGGAACATTAAAAGTCACTTTGGTTACTTTAGGAATCAACTTAACGATAGTTTCTGGCGGTAAATTGATAATTTGTATAGGCAATGTGATTTCTTTTTGAGTAAATTCTTGAACGTTTAATGAAATTGAAACTGTTTCTGGAGTAATTGAAACCGAAGTAGCATCTGGCGTTTCAATTTTTATAGTTTCAGAAAAATTACTGTCAATCCCCGTATATTTTTTTGAAATCGTAGGTATAGAATCAATTGCATTAATTACCTCTAAGGGACCTGAAACCTGGACTGAATCTGGCTTAATTTGAAGTGTTTCCAAACTCATAAAACCTTCTCTGTAGTCTATTTCAGCTTTGGAAAAAACAGGGACTTTCTTTGAAACCAAAAGCTCTAAGTTAATTTTTAATGTATCAATTGATACATTTTTTACAGTCAAGTTTTTATCAAGTTGTGAAGAGATTAAACTTGTTAATTGAGCATCTGATAATGTGACTGTCTTGTTTCCTTTTTGATAATAATCTGAAATTTGAATGGTCACGGTTGGGTTTTTAAGTTTATAATACAAAAACTCAAATCCGTTTGTGGTTAAATCAAAAGAGAGCTCTTCAGGATTATTTTCGGTCAATAGTGTTTCGTTAGGTATACTTTTGTAGATGATTGTTGCATCAACTGTAGCTGTATATTCTCTTGAAAACTTAGTAAGCACCCAAAATAAAATAGCCAAGAAAAGAAAAAACAGAAACTTTTTTATTTTCCCGGTGTTGTATTTTTTTTGAGGCTTTGAGGTCATTATGATTAAGTAGTTTAATTAAAAAATAGAAAAGGAAATTGTTTTTCAGGGTTTCTATTTAAAAACCTAATATAATAACTGGATTTGAAAAAAGCGATTCCGTAACCAAAAAACTGTATAAATAGCGCTAATATTGACAACAATCCTATATAAACACTTTTATTGGTAATAGCTGAACTTATAAGAACCATTGCCAAGTAAACTGCTAATGGTATAAAAAATTGCCAATGAATACCTAAAGATAAGAGTATTGACAACGTTACAAACACTACGAAGCAAAATGGAAACCAAAAAGTAATCTTTGATGATTGTGGGTGCCATTTACTGAGAATAGGGCGTACCAAACCAAATTTTTTTACTTGAGTATAGAATTTTTTCCAAGAAATACGGCGTTTATGGTATACGTATGCATTTGGGATAAAAGTTGTATTAAACCCTTTTTTTAAAATACGTTGTGATAAATCTGGATCTTCTCCCGGGTGTATTTTGCCATAGCCTCCTGTTTCTGTAAAAGCTTTTTTTGAAATTCCCATATTAAAGCTCCTAGGCTCAAAGCGATTGACACTTTTTTTATTTCCGCGTATTCCTCCTGTTGTAATAAATGATGTCATTGTAAAGTTGATAGCTTTTTGTATACTTGAAAAGCTACTATGTGCAGCATCTGCACCGCCATAACAATCATAATAGTTCTGTTTTAAAAAGGCCTCAACAGTTTTTAAGTAATGTGAAGGCACCAAACAATCTGAATCTAATATGATAAAGTAATTTCCTTTTGCTTTTTGCATGCCAAAATTTCTTGACAAACCGGGACCAGAATTTTCTTTAAAAAAGTATGTGAGCGGTAAAGATTTTGAATACGTATTGACAATCTTCTCACTAGAAATAGTTGAGCCATCTTCTACAATTACGATTTCATATTCTCTAGAATAATCAAGTTTTGTAAAGCTTTCTAAAAGCTCTTCAACCTCTTGTGGACGATTATAAACAGGTATTATAAAAGAAAAATAAAAATCCATATTGCAAATGTAGTGAATAAAAAAAGCCACCCCGATAACGAGGTGGCTTTTATTAGCTATATGAAAAAATTACCTTTTGATAATCTTATAGGTTCCTATTTCTCCATTTACTGAAACTTTCATAATGTAAGTTCCGGTAGTTAACGAAGAGATATTTAAATCTGTAGAGATGCTTCCAATAGTCTGGTCAACTACTTTTTGACCTAAAATATTGTAAATCGCTACATTATCAATGTTATCCATTGCTTTTAACGTCAATTGATCGTCTGCAGGGTTTGGATAGTAAGAGAAACCATCGATAGTGTTTTCTGCTGTTCCTAAACTAGTTCCGTCAATTGTAATATCGGTTATTCCACCGGTATTTACTACAAATACATAATATGCTTGTCCAGCAGTAGTTGTAATTGTAGTTGAAGTTCCTGGTAAACATTGGTTAGTTCCTTGCGCAACTAATGTAAGATCAGTTTCTGAAGCATTTTCATCTGGAGCTTCAAAGAAAGTTACTACACTTGTTCCTGCTGGTGACTCAACAGTAGCAGTTACTTCTCCATCACCTACAGGTGTAAAGTTGTACCATACTCCATTTGCTCCATCAATGTTACAGTTATTTGGGTTACCTGCTTCAGTTGTAGCAGCTGGCATTTGTACACCTGGATCTGTGTAAGGTACTACACCTAATTCATCTATATCAATAGAGTTTGTAATCATATCGTTAGGTGGTGGTACTGGAAGACAATCTACATTTAAAGAGTAGTTTCCGGTAGCACTTCCAAATCCGTGTACCAAGATGTAATAGGTACTATTTCCATCTCCTTGGAAAGAAACTTCAGACTGTAAACCACAAGAATCATCGTTTCCTGCTTCACAAACTAACGTTCCACAATCACCTGTATAAACAGATAACTTAGTATCGTAGTCTGAATCACATAGTGAAATAGTATAATCACTTACAAGACCTGAATCATCAGTAAATGAATACCAAACACCAGGAGCGGTGATAGATGTTCCGCTACATTCTGGAGCACCTGTATCTGGAGTAGCATTGTCTGTAGATCCGGTGATAGTTTCACCACATGTAATTGGTAAAGCACCACTACATACATCATTTTCTAATGCTGGTATACAAGTTACATCCAAGCTAAAGTTACCTGAAGCTGTTCCGAAACCTTCTACCATAATAAGGTAAGTAGATGAACCATCTGAATAGAATGAAACTTCAGATTGTAAACCACAAGAGTCATCATTAAATGCAATCTCATTACTTAAGTCACAAGAATCATATACTCTAACTGCTGAATCATAGTCTGTACCACCTCCACAAAGTGAAATAGTAACTACCTCAGCGTCTCCGCTTCCTGTGTAAGAGAAAAATTCATCCGGAGCATCGTTACCTCCAGAGTTAGTATCACTAGTAGTTTCTCCAGTAATGCTATCACCACAAGATAATGCTACTGCAAATTCACATTCATCATTTGATGGTGGTGTACAGATAGACATAGAGAATTGAACTACTTGACCAGAGTCACCTCCAAAGTCATCACATACTTTTAGTATCCAATCTCCTTTGATACTTTCGCCATCAAATGCTGCAGCAAAAGCCCCTCCTGTTGGAGCGTATGGTCCCATACCAAATGGTACTGTAGCTGCAGAGATATCGGCTCCACCGTCTTCAAATACAGTTCCATTATAAACATCGTCATTTGAACCTCCTAAGCTTTCAGCTAGTGCAAGTTCAGTACCTGAAGGAGAAACTAAATAGATTCTTAAATCTGATGACCAGCTATGTGTAATATCGATAGTTACATTTTCTAAAGTTGCTGTTTCTCCTATAGTTCCAAATTCAGAAACAGTAATAGGAATTTCATTTGGTGCATTGGCACAATCTGCTGTGCTAGTATCTGTTCCATCTATATCAAATGGTACTGCGGTAGAATCATATGCAGTGCTATCACAGTTAATTGGATCTGGATTAGCATCTGGTATAGCAACCCAACCATATTGCGTTAAGCTACCCGGTTGCATTTGTCCAATTAAAGTAGTTGCTCCTGTTGATGTATCTACAGTACGCAGCTCTGAATCAAAAAGAACACTATTAAAGGCTGTCATATAAACTTGATCTGTATTAACATCCCAAGTCATTCCTTGACCAAAATTAGCATCAAAACCAATAGCGCCTATTGCCGTAGCTGCACCTGTTGATGTATCAATTGAATAGAGTGTATCATCTGCAATGTCATAGGTGTATGCATTTCCGTCGCCATCTATTGCTAGTGCAATAGCTATAGCTCCAGAAGTATTTAATGGACCTATTAATGTACCTGAAAGACTACCTAAATCTATGCTGTAAAATTCTGTGCTAGTTACAGCATATAAATTTCCATCAGCTGGATTGAATTCTAAACCGGTTATATCTGGCACTCCTACGTTACCAAGTGAAGTGTATGTACCTGTAGTTGTATCTACGCTGTAAGCTTCACCTAAGCTATCAATAACATAAATAGTCTCAAGGTCATTAGGATCTGCTGCTCCTGCACCTTCAAAACCTGCTCCTACAGGAGCAGATGGACCAATAGAAGTAAATACAGAAGGGTCTATTGGGTCAAACGAACCAACCATAGCTGATGCATTTTCTACTGCATAAGCAAGAGGGTCGTTGGTTCCTCCACCACCACCGCCTCCGGTAGCTAGAATTTCAACTTCCCAACCTAATCTATTGATAACTCCAGAAGCGTTATGCTCAAAAGTTATAGATCCAGAAGTTCCGCTAAAAAGTGCAGATCCATTTGATGCAATCATATCTGCTAATGTAATGTCTCCTTCATTAATACCTCCATCTGCATTATCATATAATAATGTTCCTGAGGTATCTGCACCATCATAAATTTTTAACCAGTCAAAAGTGGCAA harbors:
- a CDS encoding ion transporter, which codes for MKTQKNKGWRERLHEIIAEADTPMGKLFDVVLLILILLSVLFVMVESVKGLPEKAYDILYIGEWVITIFFTFEYIARILTVKKPTNYIFSFYGIIDFLSTIPLYLSFILVGSNVLITVRALRLLRVFRILKITRYIGEANKLKKALNDSRPKILVFLFAVLIIAVIAGTLMYLIEGEESGFNSIPVSVYWCIVTLTTVGFGDIAPVTPLGQFLATVIMILGYGIIAVPTGIVSAEYAKSKEYVHVNTQACYNCGALKHRDDAKFCHKCGQNLHPENLKDT
- a CDS encoding exonuclease domain-containing protein; this encodes MYAILDIETTGGKYNEEGITEIAIYRFDGHEVVDQFSSLINPERSIQPFVVNLTGINNQMLRNAPKFYEVAKRIIEITDDCILVAHNAKFDNRILTTEFDRLGYKYEKNTLCTVELSKRLIPGLPSYSLGKLVKSLGIPLTDRHRAQGDARATVSLFKMLLNKDTSKNIIQAAVRKNPKRQLEPKLLDLIAEAPSETGVYYMHREDGKIIYIGKSKNIKKRLVQHFTSDNRKSKRMQVEVTSVSFEKTGSDLIAQLKESEEIKRNKPVYNRALRKSIFNHQLTSFIDDYGYINLKIEKADGRKKAITTFTNHQQAKAILFKITEEYALCQKLNGLHKTQGSCFQYSIKECNGACIHQETPEEYNQRVRAFITQKSFTNQHMLIVDKGRDVEERSVVLIEDGRYMGFGFFSLNHQITNPNILKTLINPMQHNRDVQHIIQNYLRKNKKLKIVNLAKDAIN
- a CDS encoding YggS family pyridoxal phosphate-dependent enzyme, with amino-acid sequence MSVSENIKEFKNNLPEDVTLVAVSKTKPVSEIMEAYNTGHRIFGENKVQEMEAKWEEMPKDIEWHMIGHVQRNKVKYMAPFVSLIHSVDSKRLLKEVNKQAKKVDRVIDCLLQIKIAEEDSKFGLDKNEALELLASEAFQKYENVRVIGLMGMATFTDNENQISEEFKKLKQIYDSVKDDYNFTHLSMGMSGDYSIAIKHGSNIVRVGSAIFGERNY
- a CDS encoding 3-hydroxyacyl-CoA dehydrogenase family protein; this translates as MKNIAVIGAGTMGNGIAHTFAQNDYKVKLIDISQESLDKGMATITKNLDRMVAKEKISEENKKNTLANITTFTNLEEGVKNTSLVVEAATENLDLKLKIFKDLDSYCSQDTILASNTSSISITQIAAVTSRPEKVIGMHFMNPVPIMKLVEIIKGYSTSTETYNTVEDLSKKLNKVPVEVNDYPGFVANRILMPMINEAIETLYNGVAGVEEIDTVMKLGMAHPMGPLQLADFIGLDVCLSILNVMYDGFKNPKYAPCPLLVNMVTAGKMGVKSGEGFYDYSESRKAEHVSSQFRK
- the miaA gene encoding tRNA (adenosine(37)-N6)-dimethylallyltransferase MiaA; translated protein: MAFSQPLLICVVGPTAIGKTKLAINIAQLFNTEIISADSRQFFKEMTIGTAVPSSQELDAAPHHFIQNKSIFETYSVGDFETEALETLKQLFKKKDVAVMVGGSGLYVDAVVKGLDSFPKVPKEIREALTLELEENGLASLQKELENKDAQYYKKVDHQNPHRVIRALEVIRVSGKPYSSFLNQKKKERFFDTLYVGLTAEREVIYSRINQRVDNMMDEGLLDEAKQLYKHRELNALQTVGYKELFKYLDGTVELEVAVSEIKKNTRRFAKRQNTWFKKNPAIHWFNYTTSAEKIVQELKSKNAL
- a CDS encoding DUF1015 domain-containing protein, which gives rise to MARIIPFKAVRPTRDKVSLLAARSYDSYTQEERESRLRDNPFSFLHIVNPGYKYHKEISGEERYSLVKNRYQEFKEDGVFMEDEKPSFYIYKIVNRDGLEFNGIVAAASTEDYKNDVIKKHEETLQYKEVVFKEYLKTVGFNAEAVLLTYPDNKEISAIVENVMTTRAEYEFTTTYRDTHYLWNVDNDEIVSKISKLFSEMNSLYIADGHHRSASSFLLAEDLKKENDHHTGDESYNFFMSYLIPESDLKIYEFNRLVKGLNGLSKEEFLIKLDAVFRIENRGLEYYKPTQKQNFSMYLDGEFYSLYLRKNSYTINNALDALDAQILFTTILKPILGIEDLRNDQRIKYTDGKSDMAYVQTVVDRGEFTVGFGLLPVSVSEMKNIADERLKMPPKTTFVLPKLRSGVTIYEF